A single genomic interval of Flavihumibacter rivuli harbors:
- the infB gene encoding translation initiation factor IF-2 has product MAESTTPRLMAAAKEFNIGKDTLVDFLVSKGFNRDDLKPTSKLTDDMYHALQREFQGDKVAKIKSDQIDLPKGGMQDQKKKKEEELAVKRDVKKAAEPEKEAPAISQPAPEPVVEPVSTVAPEPVPAPQPAPEPEPAPVVEVKAPQSPVAEEKEPEVKPAEPVVVGGPKIIDKIDLSAIDSSTRPKKVVKKQEEPKAPAEPQQVAQPEPVKEQPVTAPEPVTAVKPEAPAEEEAPPVIENIQAERLTGPKILGKIELPVDSDTRPKPGASSADEKRKRKRIPIDKKGDNIPRQQGGGQQQGDRRGPQQGQQGGGGRFQRPGQGGGQRGDNRRGGQHGGQRGDNRREVKEIDQKEIQEKIRQTQAKLAGGTGKGRSLKAKLRREKRQEMAEQMGDEMQDNTLQVTEFISVAELASLMDVSYAEVIGKCMGLGMMVSINQRLDAEVIELVASEFGFTVEFIGLEDAEAMDEEETVDDPEDLKHRSPIVTIMGHVDHGKTSLLDYIRSANVVAGEAGGITQHIGAYTVDVGNGKKITFLDTPGHEAFTAMRARGAKVTDIAVIVVAADDAVMPQTKEAISHAQAAGVPMIFAINKIDKDGANPQKIYEQLAGMNILVEEWGGKFQSQELSAKKGLNVDLLLEKILLEAELLELKANPEREANGTIIEASLDKGRGYVATVLVQNGTLHQGDLVVSGQYFGRVKAMFNERNKKMENAPPSTPVLILGLNGAPQAGETFRVFEDESEAKEVANRRAQILREQGIRTKKHITLDEIGRRLALGNFKQLNLIIKGDVDGSVEALSDSLIKLSTEEIAVSVVHKAVGAITESDVLLATASDAIIVGFNVRASNQAARLADNEGVQIKTYSIIYNAIEEIKSAMEGMLEPKVQEKEVATVEIREVYKFDKATVAGCLVTEGKLKRDGKIRLFRDGVLIYPRTEGAFAELGSLKRYKDDVKEVPNNMECGLTLKNFNDIQVGDTIVAFEEEEVKRTL; this is encoded by the coding sequence ATGGCAGAATCTACAACACCAAGATTGATGGCGGCAGCCAAGGAGTTCAACATCGGCAAGGACACGCTGGTGGACTTTTTGGTAAGCAAAGGCTTTAACCGTGATGATCTTAAACCAACTTCCAAGCTGACGGATGATATGTATCATGCCCTCCAGCGGGAGTTTCAAGGCGATAAGGTTGCTAAGATCAAGAGCGACCAGATCGACCTGCCCAAGGGTGGTATGCAGGACCAGAAGAAGAAGAAGGAAGAAGAACTCGCGGTAAAACGCGATGTAAAGAAAGCAGCTGAACCAGAAAAAGAAGCTCCTGCCATCTCCCAACCTGCACCTGAGCCGGTTGTGGAGCCAGTTAGTACTGTTGCGCCTGAGCCAGTCCCTGCTCCCCAGCCCGCACCTGAGCCAGAACCTGCTCCGGTAGTTGAGGTGAAAGCTCCGCAATCCCCTGTTGCAGAGGAGAAGGAGCCAGAAGTGAAGCCTGCGGAGCCAGTCGTAGTCGGTGGTCCCAAGATCATCGATAAGATCGACCTGTCGGCTATTGATTCCTCTACCCGTCCCAAGAAAGTAGTGAAGAAACAGGAAGAGCCAAAAGCCCCTGCTGAGCCGCAACAAGTTGCCCAGCCTGAACCGGTAAAAGAGCAGCCTGTGACTGCACCGGAGCCTGTAACAGCCGTGAAGCCTGAAGCCCCGGCTGAAGAGGAAGCTCCGCCAGTTATTGAAAATATCCAGGCAGAACGCCTAACCGGACCTAAGATCCTTGGTAAGATCGAACTGCCTGTTGACAGTGATACCCGTCCTAAACCCGGCGCTTCTTCCGCTGATGAGAAACGCAAGCGCAAGCGCATCCCCATTGACAAGAAGGGTGATAATATCCCCCGTCAACAGGGTGGTGGTCAGCAGCAAGGCGACAGAAGAGGTCCTCAACAAGGACAGCAAGGTGGTGGTGGACGATTCCAGCGACCCGGCCAGGGTGGCGGCCAACGTGGCGATAACCGTCGCGGTGGACAACATGGTGGCCAGCGTGGTGATAACCGCAGGGAAGTGAAGGAGATCGACCAGAAAGAGATCCAGGAGAAGATCAGGCAAACCCAGGCCAAACTTGCCGGTGGAACCGGTAAGGGCAGGAGCCTGAAAGCTAAGCTCCGCAGGGAAAAGCGCCAGGAAATGGCTGAACAGATGGGCGATGAAATGCAGGATAACACGCTGCAGGTTACTGAGTTCATCAGTGTAGCCGAACTGGCCAGCCTGATGGATGTAAGCTATGCTGAAGTGATCGGCAAGTGTATGGGTCTGGGTATGATGGTAAGCATCAACCAGCGCCTGGATGCCGAAGTGATCGAACTGGTGGCCAGTGAATTTGGTTTTACCGTAGAGTTCATCGGATTGGAAGATGCGGAAGCCATGGATGAAGAGGAAACAGTAGACGATCCGGAGGACCTGAAGCATCGCTCTCCGATTGTTACCATCATGGGTCACGTTGACCATGGTAAGACCTCCTTGCTCGACTATATCCGTAGCGCCAACGTAGTGGCCGGTGAGGCGGGTGGTATCACCCAGCACATTGGTGCCTACACGGTGGATGTGGGTAATGGCAAGAAGATCACCTTCCTGGATACACCTGGTCACGAAGCGTTTACCGCGATGCGTGCCCGTGGTGCCAAGGTTACCGATATCGCTGTTATCGTGGTTGCCGCAGATGATGCGGTGATGCCACAGACCAAGGAAGCCATCAGCCACGCACAGGCTGCAGGTGTTCCCATGATCTTTGCCATCAACAAGATCGATAAGGACGGAGCGAATCCGCAAAAGATATATGAGCAACTGGCCGGTATGAACATCCTCGTTGAAGAATGGGGTGGTAAGTTCCAAAGCCAGGAACTGAGTGCCAAGAAGGGCCTCAATGTTGACCTGCTGCTCGAGAAGATCCTGCTTGAAGCGGAACTGCTTGAACTGAAAGCCAATCCGGAGCGTGAAGCCAATGGTACCATCATCGAAGCCTCGCTGGACAAGGGTCGTGGTTATGTGGCAACAGTACTGGTTCAGAATGGTACCCTTCACCAGGGCGACCTGGTAGTTTCAGGCCAATATTTCGGTCGCGTTAAAGCGATGTTCAACGAACGCAACAAGAAGATGGAAAACGCACCTCCATCAACCCCGGTATTGATCCTGGGCCTGAATGGTGCGCCACAAGCCGGTGAAACCTTCCGTGTATTTGAAGACGAAAGTGAAGCCAAGGAAGTCGCCAACCGTCGTGCACAGATCCTGCGTGAGCAAGGTATCCGCACGAAGAAGCACATTACCCTGGATGAAATTGGTCGTCGTCTGGCACTGGGTAACTTCAAGCAGCTGAACCTCATCATCAAGGGTGATGTGGATGGTTCCGTAGAAGCGCTGAGTGACTCATTGATCAAGTTGTCAACCGAAGAGATCGCTGTTAGCGTGGTACATAAGGCTGTAGGTGCCATCACCGAAAGTGACGTATTGCTGGCAACAGCCTCCGATGCGATCATTGTTGGCTTTAACGTACGTGCCTCCAACCAGGCTGCCCGTCTTGCTGATAACGAAGGCGTTCAGATCAAGACCTACTCCATCATCTACAACGCAATTGAAGAGATCAAGAGCGCCATGGAAGGTATGTTGGAGCCCAAGGTTCAGGAGAAGGAAGTGGCTACCGTTGAGATCCGTGAGGTGTACAAGTTCGACAAGGCTACCGTCGCCGGTTGTTTGGTTACCGAAGGTAAACTCAAGCGTGATGGCAAGATCCGCCTCTTCCGTGACGGTGTATTGATCTACCCACGTACCGAAGGTGCGTTTGCTGAACTGGGATCATTGAAGCGCTACAAGGACGATGTGAAGGAAGTGCCCAATAACATGGAGTGCGGTCTTACCCTCAAGAACTTCAACGATATCCAGGTAGGCGATACCATCGTGGCCTTCGAGGAAGAAGAAGTAAAAAGAACCCTGTAA
- a CDS encoding peptidylprolyl isomerase: protein MKKLSVLILTLLGTGLAFAQTKKVVADKIIGVVGDKIILQSDINNAILDAQRQGGALPPNPECFIMEQALAQKALVLQAEKDSLVVSEDEIEALLENQIRGFVNMYGSKDALEQIAGRTVYQIKEDFRQSFKERKLAEMMRNKIVENIKITPTEVKAYYDKIPKDSLPFYESEVEVGEIIIYPKASRELELYAIEELTDMKRQVEEGKKKFETLASLYTDDPGSKNSGGMYNVNRTEKQWDPAFLNNAFRLKEGQISPVFKSRFGYHIIQMVNRAGDDATVRHILKIPQITETEIDLVKNKLDSIRNMILENKIGFGEAVNKFSDDEGSKFTGGIRQCGNGTFCAIDQLDKAMVVALRDLKPGDISKPIPYEDERGKKGVRIVYFKNRTEPHRENLKDDYDRLAQKALEEKKFEAIEKWFTSKIPTYYLVIDPQFTTCDQLGIWMKNITRNQ from the coding sequence ATGAAGAAGTTAAGTGTCCTGATATTGACCCTGCTGGGAACCGGCCTGGCCTTTGCCCAGACCAAGAAAGTTGTGGCTGATAAGATCATTGGTGTAGTGGGAGACAAGATCATCCTGCAGTCGGATATCAACAATGCCATTCTGGACGCCCAAAGACAGGGCGGTGCCCTGCCTCCCAACCCGGAATGTTTTATCATGGAACAGGCCCTGGCCCAAAAGGCCCTGGTACTGCAGGCCGAGAAAGACTCCCTCGTGGTTAGTGAAGACGAGATCGAAGCCCTCCTGGAAAACCAGATCCGCGGCTTCGTGAATATGTATGGATCAAAGGACGCACTGGAACAGATCGCCGGCCGGACTGTTTACCAGATCAAGGAAGATTTCCGCCAGTCCTTCAAGGAGCGTAAGCTGGCTGAAATGATGCGGAACAAGATTGTGGAGAATATCAAGATCACCCCAACAGAAGTAAAAGCCTATTACGATAAGATCCCCAAAGACAGCCTTCCCTTTTATGAAAGTGAAGTGGAAGTGGGTGAGATCATCATTTACCCAAAGGCCAGCAGGGAACTGGAGTTGTATGCCATTGAAGAGTTAACGGATATGAAGCGCCAGGTGGAAGAGGGCAAGAAGAAATTCGAGACCCTTGCGAGCCTTTATACTGATGACCCCGGAAGCAAGAACAGTGGCGGCATGTATAATGTCAACCGTACTGAGAAGCAATGGGACCCCGCTTTCCTGAACAACGCATTCCGTCTTAAGGAAGGCCAGATATCCCCTGTATTTAAATCCCGCTTCGGTTATCATATCATTCAAATGGTTAACCGTGCCGGTGATGATGCTACCGTGAGGCATATCCTCAAGATCCCCCAGATCACAGAAACTGAGATCGACCTGGTAAAGAACAAACTCGACTCCATCCGTAATATGATCCTTGAAAACAAGATCGGCTTTGGTGAGGCGGTGAACAAGTTCAGCGATGATGAAGGATCGAAATTCACCGGTGGAATCAGGCAGTGCGGCAATGGTACCTTCTGCGCCATTGACCAGTTGGACAAGGCGATGGTAGTGGCTTTGCGCGACCTTAAACCCGGTGATATTTCCAAGCCTATCCCTTATGAGGATGAGCGTGGCAAGAAAGGGGTTAGGATCGTCTACTTCAAGAACAGGACAGAGCCGCACAGGGAGAACCTGAAAGATGATTACGACAGGTTGGCCCAGAAAGCCCTCGAGGAAAAGAAGTTTGAAGCGATTGAAAAATGGTTCACCTCCAAGATACCAACTTACTACCTGGTAATTGATCCCCAATTTACCACTTGTGACCAGCTGGGTATCTGGATGAAGAATATTACCAGGAATCAATGA